Genomic window (bacterium):
GTCCGTATCTGATGACTCACTGACTCTTGGGTCTGACCCGGCAATCGGGTTATACTTGCCGTTGACCAGCTTGACAAGCCTGATTCCTGCAAGCTGATCTTTAGTGCTCCAGTTGTAGCCGTCCATAACAGGCAGCGCGTCATATGTGCATGCTTCGCTCTTGCAGGTATCGTTCAGATACCTCTCCGGGTAGCGCTGATCAAAGAGGTGAATATCGCGAATCCTCAGCTTACCATCTTCCCAGAAAAGGTTTGTGCGGTAATATCGACTGTCATACCACACGCTCTTACGACCCTCGCTCTGCCAATCAGATAAAGCTGTGACAGCCGTCGTCGGAGTGAGATCAAACTTGGACTTGAACCACTCACCCGAGTCGACTAGTTTCTCTATCCGCACAACTCCTTCATCCCGCAGTTTTGCAAGCTCCTCAAGTTGATAGATAATTCCTTTTTGCATACTCGGCCAGCCGAAGGAGTTCTCCTGACCCACTTGGGCATACCCAAATGCAAGGCATGGGGATTTAAAATTGACGTCAATGAACCAGTCGACCCATTCTTTGCATCCACCGCCGCCAGAATAGACAGGCTCCAGAGTCACCACGCCCTGCCTCTCCTCGCCGAGGCTGTAGTCATATTGATAGATGGGGTCGCTGCCCAGCATCCTGAAGACCGGGACGGGTATCTGATGCGATTCATCCTGGGCTGGGACTATAGCATTGGCCCTGCTGGGATAATAGCCCTGGTTCCAATAGCCTCCCCAGAGCGTGTAGCCGTCTGTCCCGCACTGGTCCTTGCAGTTGCAGGCGGCTGTGATATCATATTTATCCGCCAAGTAACCGAGCGTATGAGAATCCAAAACCCATGATCCAACAGACTTCGGGTAATATCCGAAGATTTGCCTGAAGTCTTCAATAAAAACGTCTATTATCTTTTCACGCTCAGCCGGGCTGTAGCCGACCATCATACTCACTTGCGACTGCCAATCCCATGCCCATCTGCCGCGCCACTTTATCTCGGCTTTCTCAATCAACGGCTGTACCATCTCCAGCCAGAGGCCAACCTCATATCGCGAGTCCAGATTATTGAGCAAATCCGTAAAGTTACTGTCTATGAGTGCATCATACTGCACCAGGAATGTGGTGGGTAGATTTAGCTTGCTCGTAAGCTCTATAGCTTTTGCCACGGGCTCTACCAGGTCAATAGGCTCACGAGGCTCAAGGCCTCGAATAAAGAAAATTGGGTTTACAATGCGCGGTGATATATCGTTCGTCAAGACTTCCTCCAGAAATCGCTTTTGCAATGAAGGCATTGCCGACTGCGCGGTCTAACAATAGTATGATAGTCCATTCTATCAAATGTTGAGTGTAAAAGAACATACTCAGATTCCTTTTGGGGAGAAGCACATGAAGGTTTATATAATGACCGACATGGAAGGAGCAGGCGGAGTTATCAACCGCAGCCATGTATTTTCAGATCAGCCCGGATATCCGCAGGCCAGGCATTGGCTGACTATGGACGTAAACGCCGCCGTCGAAGGCGCTATAGCAGGTGGAGCGACGGAAGTGCTCGTGCTCGATGGTCATGGCGGCAACGGCGCTTGTAACTTTTTATATGATGAACTCCACCCAGGTGCGCAATATATCCAGGGCGCGCCATACACACAATTCCCGCAGGGTATGGATGACAGTTTCGACGGTCTCTTCTTTGTCGGTGCTCATGCGATGGCAGGAACACCGGGAGCCATCCTCGAGCATACAATGTCGTCTATGTCCTGGGTCGAGATGCGCATAAACGGAGTGCCGACAGGTGAGATTGGTCTGTTCGCCGCTGCAGCCGGGATGTATGGTGTGCCGTTTGTGATGGTGAGCGGTGATGACAAGGCCTGCCGTGAAGCTGCTTCTATCAGCCCGGAGATTGAATGCGCCGTCGTCAAAGAAGGTATCAGCCGCCACTGCGCAAAACTCCTGCCGCCCGCGAAAGTTCGAGATTTGATTAAAGAAAAAGCCGGACTTGCGATGGGAAAGCTCAAGTCTGTTCAGCCGGTCAAGATCGAGGGACCCGTAGAGGTCCATATCCGCTACTTTAGAAATGATCTTGTTGAACCCATCCGCGAGCGCGAAGGGGTGCGCAAGGTTGATCCGCAGTCAGTTATCTATTCGGGTAGGGACCTTCTGGATGCATGGAACAAGGTCGTTGGCGGGTAAGTTATTATTCTGATTTAGGAGGCATACATATTGAACAAACCGACCGCAGTCATAAGAAGAGAAATAATCGCAAACACAGGTCCGGATATCTACGGGATCAAACGCAATGACAGGGTGCGATCACCCAAGGGTGAGATATTTATATTCTTAGGCGTCAGTGAAGGAATAGCCCACGTTGAGCGTGTCGATAAGACTAAGGGCAATCCATTTGTCGAAGTCGATAGTGGCGAGTTCTCGCGCTGGCAAAAAGCGTGAAGCAGCCGTTATTTAGATTCCGGAAATGTGACTCTCCATATTCTCGCGTCTCCCAGCGCCATCTCAAATGAGAACTGTTTTGCCGGGCCATATTTTTCTGAAGTGAGCACATCTTGCAGGCTGCATTCGAAAGGCATACTCAGCTTTTTGACTCCATTGCTCGACGCAGCAAGAGCGACAAAACCGTTGCCTGCCATGACTACATCGCTCTGATCACTGTAAACGTGCACACCGGCCATCACAGCGAATTGCCTGAGCAGATATGATGGGAGCGCAGTGACGCCGCAGTATACGTTTGTATAGCCGCCCATGTCTTTAGATGCGACCGCCACATCCGCGCTTTCCGCATATTTTGCTATCGTTTTTGCACTCGGATCAATGACTGCGTATGATCCGGAGATAAACCCATCGCATGCAGTAAACTTGCCTGAGTTGTAAGATATAGCGCCACTGCACTTCTGCAGTTTTTTTAGCTTGATGCCGACGACATCCTGCACTCGGTCGGGCAACATTTTGTCGTTATCTATCACACCAGGGCAGTACATCCATAGATTTACACAACCCTTAGTACTCGTATACTTCTTGATGGCCTTTAGCTGGGAATCGTCCAGACGGAATGTGTCCAGGAATATATACATCTTTGCTGGAGGGACTTTCCCGGCGGTGAGATCGTCGAGCAGATATAATCCTACAGGGGCACCAATACGGTAGAACTGCTGTCTGAAAGCTGCCAGAAGCGTCCGGTTAACCGGAGGAACTGGATCAGCATAGTATTGACTGCGCTGATCGATGATTATTGCTATCTCAGGGCTATATCGCTTGAAACTGGGAATGGCTGCCTGATAGGTTGCCGAAAGTTTACCGAGAGTCTGCCATATCTCGTCACCCTGGAACCTGCCGTTACCATACAGGTCCATCCACCACAATGCGCAACCATGGGTGAGGACATGTGCAAAATTTCTCGTCAGGACGCCGTATGTTTCCTGGGCAGTCTTCAGCCGAGGAAGGTTGTCCTGCACTTCCGGGGCGAGGTAAGTCCGAGTGTCGTCTTCGACCAGCCACAGCTTTCCGGCGAGCTGAATGGAATCGATCGCACTCATAAAATACCCGCCGCCGCCTGCGTCCCTGTCAAAATAGCTGACCGGGGAGCTAATTATATCCACATATGGGGAGCGAAGCAGTCTGTCAAGGCCCAAATGTCCGCTGGATGCCAGGCCATGCGGTACTGCAGCAAGCTCGTAATGATAGCCATAGAAAAGAGCGGTGATTTTATTCGGAGCAGCTTCTTTTGCAGCCTGGCACATATATAAAGCCACATCCGCATATGTGTCGTTTTCAAAGGCAGCGTAGTCGATAACGCAGCGTTCGGTCTCAGGATTTCTGAACGCACCTGAGAGCAAATGAGTCCTTTCGTCAAACGTCGCCACCGAGGCCGTGCCCAGTGTGACTGTCGGGTTGTTCCATGCTTTTTGCAGTGCCTGGTCTGTGCCGTATTTCTGTTTCAGATAGGCTCTGAATCCGGCCACAGCAGGTTTTTCAAAACCACCGAGCTTGCCGGTCCA
Coding sequences:
- a CDS encoding M55 family metallopeptidase, which codes for MKVYIMTDMEGAGGVINRSHVFSDQPGYPQARHWLTMDVNAAVEGAIAGGATEVLVLDGHGGNGACNFLYDELHPGAQYIQGAPYTQFPQGMDDSFDGLFFVGAHAMAGTPGAILEHTMSSMSWVEMRINGVPTGEIGLFAAAAGMYGVPFVMVSGDDKACREAASISPEIECAVVKEGISRHCAKLLPPAKVRDLIKEKAGLAMGKLKSVQPVKIEGPVEVHIRYFRNDLVEPIREREGVRKVDPQSVIYSGRDLLDAWNKVVGG
- a CDS encoding beta-galactosidase produces the protein MKFVGSIFFAVVLSLVIVSSAVAGLTAQVKQTSAGPKLYINGKPTAPAMFYVNYDTSDNLRDLQYSEIESAAKNGVVIVSFPVPRYWIQRDDKIDFSETDKKVEETIKHSPNAYLLLRLGVSRPPQWWCDENPEEAMLYNNGEQNMPSIFSEKWKVDAAKTVKLMVEHLESKYGDHIIGYHPVGMNTGEWFSYGLWTGKLGGFEKPAVAGFRAYLKQKYGTDQALQKAWNNPTVTLGTASVATFDERTHLLSGAFRNPETERCVIDYAAFENDTYADVALYMCQAAKEAAPNKITALFYGYHYELAAVPHGLASSGHLGLDRLLRSPYVDIISSPVSYFDRDAGGGGYFMSAIDSIQLAGKLWLVEDDTRTYLAPEVQDNLPRLKTAQETYGVLTRNFAHVLTHGCALWWMDLYGNGRFQGDEIWQTLGKLSATYQAAIPSFKRYSPEIAIIIDQRSQYYADPVPPVNRTLLAAFRQQFYRIGAPVGLYLLDDLTAGKVPPAKMYIFLDTFRLDDSQLKAIKKYTSTKGCVNLWMYCPGVIDNDKMLPDRVQDVVGIKLKKLQKCSGAISYNSGKFTACDGFISGSYAVIDPSAKTIAKYAESADVAVASKDMGGYTNVYCGVTALPSYLLRQFAVMAGVHVYSDQSDVVMAGNGFVALAASSNGVKKLSMPFECSLQDVLTSEKYGPAKQFSFEMALGDARIWRVTFPESK